The following proteins are encoded in a genomic region of Paenibacillus sp. FSL H3-0469:
- a CDS encoding NADH:flavin oxidoreductase/NADH oxidase, translated as MADLFTPYELKALTLKNRVVMPPMCQYAVEKQDGIPTDWHHVHYVSRAVGGTGFIIVEMSGVHPDGRISNQDTGIWDDGQIPAYKRLTEAVHAYGAKIAIQLGHAGRKAVDAAPPVAPSAIPFDGNYAMPKALSREEIAGLITAYREAARRAVEAGFDTVELHGAHGYLIHQFHSPLSNVRDDEYGQDPILFGEQVVVAVREVLPAEMPLIMRVSAKEYVEGGYDEAYALEFCRRYKDAGVDLFHVSSGGEGPAVSNGGPGPGPAYQVGLAEYIRSGLQVPVIAVGRLESYEEAQAVITEAKAELVAIGRGMLSDPYWVLHAAEALGGINPSDLPKPYVRGIWNKK; from the coding sequence ATGGCTGATTTGTTTACACCTTATGAACTTAAGGCTTTAACCCTGAAGAACCGCGTGGTTATGCCGCCGATGTGCCAGTATGCGGTTGAGAAGCAGGACGGTATTCCAACGGATTGGCATCATGTGCATTATGTCAGCCGTGCGGTCGGCGGTACAGGCTTCATTATTGTAGAGATGAGCGGGGTTCATCCGGACGGACGGATCTCGAATCAGGACACCGGGATCTGGGACGATGGACAGATTCCGGCGTACAAGCGGTTGACGGAGGCCGTTCATGCCTATGGAGCGAAGATAGCGATTCAGCTTGGTCATGCCGGTCGCAAAGCTGTCGATGCCGCCCCGCCGGTTGCTCCTTCAGCGATTCCGTTCGACGGCAACTATGCAATGCCCAAGGCGCTTAGCCGTGAAGAGATCGCCGGGCTGATCACCGCCTACCGGGAAGCGGCGCGCCGTGCAGTCGAAGCGGGATTCGATACTGTAGAGCTGCATGGAGCGCACGGCTATCTCATCCACCAGTTCCATTCCCCGCTCTCCAATGTCCGGGATGATGAGTATGGACAAGACCCCATCTTGTTCGGGGAACAGGTGGTAGTGGCAGTGCGTGAGGTGCTGCCGGCTGAGATGCCGCTGATCATGCGGGTGTCCGCCAAGGAATACGTGGAGGGTGGTTATGATGAAGCGTATGCGCTGGAATTCTGCCGCCGGTATAAGGATGCAGGCGTAGACCTGTTCCATGTATCCTCGGGCGGGGAGGGGCCAGCCGTGTCCAATGGCGGACCAGGTCCAGGACCGGCTTATCAGGTGGGGCTTGCCGAATACATACGCAGCGGATTGCAGGTCCCTGTTATCGCAGTAGGGCGTCTGGAGTCGTATGAGGAAGCGCAGGCGGTCATTACAGAAGCGAAGGCTGAGCTGGTGGCTATAGGCAGGGGCATGCTCAGTGATCCGTACTGGGTACTTCACGCTGCCGAGGCACTGGGCGGAATCAATCCGTCCGATCTGCCCAAGCCTTATGTGCGCGGAATCTGGAACAAGAAATAG
- a CDS encoding amino acid ABC transporter ATP-binding protein, translating to MIEVKNLRKSFGKLEILKDIDLNIHKGEVVVVIGPSGSGKSTFLRCLNLLEQPTGGEISFEGQSITAKRHDINVTREKMGMVFQQFNLFPHKSVLQNIMLAPLKVKKQQAAEAEKFAMELLRTVGLEDKRDAYPAQLSGGQKQRIAIARALAMQPHVMLFDEPTSALDPEMVGEVLEVMKQLAVNGMTMVIVTHEMGFAREVGDRILFMDGGVIVEQGTPAEVFGHPKHARTRDFLSKVL from the coding sequence ATGATCGAGGTTAAGAACCTGCGGAAGAGCTTTGGGAAGCTGGAGATCCTGAAGGATATTGATCTGAATATTCACAAGGGCGAGGTCGTTGTTGTCATCGGCCCCAGCGGATCGGGCAAAAGCACCTTTTTGCGCTGCCTGAACCTGCTGGAGCAGCCCACAGGCGGCGAGATCAGCTTCGAGGGTCAATCCATTACCGCGAAGCGCCATGACATCAACGTGACCCGCGAGAAAATGGGGATGGTGTTCCAGCAGTTCAACCTGTTCCCGCACAAATCTGTGCTCCAGAACATTATGCTCGCCCCGCTTAAGGTGAAGAAGCAACAGGCTGCGGAGGCGGAGAAGTTCGCGATGGAGCTGCTGCGTACGGTAGGCCTTGAGGACAAGCGCGATGCTTATCCGGCCCAGCTCTCCGGCGGACAAAAGCAACGGATCGCAATCGCCCGGGCGCTGGCTATGCAGCCGCATGTCATGCTGTTCGACGAGCCAACCTCGGCGCTGGACCCGGAGATGGTCGGTGAAGTGCTGGAGGTTATGAAGCAGCTGGCAGTGAACGGCATGACCATGGTGATTGTAACGCACGAAATGGGCTTCGCCCGTGAGGTGGGGGACCGTATCCTGTTCATGGACGGCGGCGTGATTGTGGAGCAAGGGACACCGGCAGAGGTGTTCGGTCATCCCAAGCATGCCCGCACGCGCGATTTTCTCAGCAAGGTATTATAG
- a CDS encoding dihydroorotate dehydrogenase encodes MINTSATIAGVSFKNPIVMASGTFGFGREYGRLYDVSLLGGISGKGLTLHAKAGNPGIRVYETPSGMLNSVGLENPGVEAFLAKELPYWETLDTARIVNLGGNTLADYVLGAELIQRDADARLLAGNPAVDMIELNISCPNVKEGGIAFGIKTPAAQEVVRAVRAATSLPLAVKLSPNAEDIAEMAVMCEAEGADAVSLINTISGMKIDVRRRRSVFNNLYAGLSGPAIKPVALRMVHQVSRRVSIPVIGMGGITSATDIIEFIMAGATVIQVGTYNFMNLRAGSTLVEELQQFMKEENISSLDEIRGIV; translated from the coding sequence ATGATTAATACAAGTGCAACGATTGCCGGTGTATCCTTCAAGAACCCGATTGTGATGGCTTCCGGCACCTTCGGCTTCGGCCGTGAATATGGCCGGTTATATGATGTTTCACTGCTTGGCGGAATCTCCGGCAAAGGGCTTACGCTTCATGCCAAAGCCGGTAATCCCGGAATCCGCGTCTATGAGACCCCTTCCGGGATGCTGAACAGCGTAGGACTTGAGAATCCTGGCGTAGAAGCTTTTCTGGCCAAGGAACTTCCATATTGGGAGACACTAGATACCGCACGTATTGTGAACCTTGGCGGCAACACGCTGGCGGATTACGTACTGGGCGCTGAGCTGATTCAGCGTGATGCGGATGCCCGTCTTCTGGCCGGAAATCCGGCCGTGGATATGATTGAGCTGAATATCTCCTGCCCGAACGTGAAGGAGGGCGGGATTGCTTTTGGCATCAAAACTCCGGCAGCCCAGGAAGTGGTTCGTGCGGTACGGGCGGCTACAAGCCTGCCGCTGGCCGTGAAGCTGTCGCCGAATGCCGAGGATATCGCAGAGATGGCAGTGATGTGCGAAGCAGAGGGTGCGGACGCCGTCTCTCTGATCAACACGATCTCCGGGATGAAGATTGATGTCCGCCGCCGCCGCAGTGTGTTCAATAACCTCTATGCGGGACTGTCCGGACCAGCCATTAAGCCGGTGGCTCTGCGTATGGTGCACCAGGTATCCCGCAGGGTAAGCATTCCGGTAATCGGTATGGGCGGCATCACTTCGGCTACGGATATTATTGAATTTATTATGGCGGGAGCGACTGTAATACAGGTTGGAACCTACAACTTCATGAATTTGCGGGCGGGCAGCACGCTTGTAGAAGAATTGCAGCAGTTTATGAAGGAAGAGAATATTTCCTCACTGGATGAGATCCGTGGTATTGTATAG
- a CDS encoding amino acid ABC transporter permease, whose product MNVFDMAYEYRNLFLSGLQYTLLLAVLGVFFGFVLGILVSLLRMSKWRILRFIATAWVEFLRGTPMLVQLFLIHYGLTELGLEFTPIQSGAITLTINSSAYLAEIFRAGIQGVDRGQVEAARSLGMKQGMTLRYIVLPQAIKNVLPAIGNEFITIIKESSIVSMIGVADLFFQAKTITTITYEGLTPYVIIAIMYFVLTFTLSKLLGILERRLNTDDRG is encoded by the coding sequence ATGAATGTATTCGATATGGCTTATGAGTACCGTAATTTATTCTTATCCGGTCTGCAGTACACACTGCTGCTTGCAGTACTGGGGGTATTCTTCGGTTTCGTACTCGGCATCCTGGTGTCGCTTCTGCGGATGTCCAAATGGAGAATTCTGCGCTTTATCGCCACCGCATGGGTCGAATTCTTACGCGGGACGCCGATGCTGGTACAGCTGTTTCTGATTCACTACGGGTTAACGGAGCTTGGACTTGAGTTTACGCCGATCCAGTCCGGTGCGATTACATTAACCATCAACAGTTCTGCTTATCTGGCGGAGATTTTCCGCGCGGGGATTCAGGGTGTAGACCGCGGTCAGGTTGAAGCGGCGCGTTCCCTCGGAATGAAGCAGGGGATGACGCTGCGCTACATCGTGCTGCCGCAGGCGATTAAGAACGTGCTGCCAGCCATCGGCAATGAATTTATTACCATCATCAAAGAATCTTCAATCGTGTCTATGATCGGGGTTGCAGACCTGTTCTTTCAGGCGAAGACCATTACAACGATTACGTATGAGGGGCTAACACCCTATGTTATTATTGCCATCATGTATTTCGTACTGACATTCACACTATCCAAGCTGCTGGGTATATTGGAACGGAGGCTGAACACGGATGATCGAGGTTAA
- the ppk1 gene encoding polyphosphate kinase 1 has product MNVNTDEKKINNISPATAYLNRDLSWIEFNRRVLGEAQDPENPLIERAKFLAIVSSNLDEFISVRVAGIQDQIRAGYTKKDFTGYTPSGLYKRLSKRVTKIVADQYRTFKDISRSLHKEGIVFVDYEDLTPAQEQSIEEYYRDIIFPVLTPMAVDQSRPFPLVHSQFIYLAVVLTRKNSQEEEPYFAILQIPSNLPRCIPLPHRANSKKRQFVFIEDVIRHHIQTLFSGYEPVAVSEFRLTRNSDLTIDEEGAEDLLEEIEKELRKRRRGVPARLEVQKGIHPYALEQLQAEFELEDFVFEIEGPLDLGFLRSFTSSLKGFSYLLNPPVEPMYPAEFDENEDFFEVLSQRDVLVYHPYESFDAMTDFIIQASEDEQVMAIKMTLYRVSGNSPLITALANAAESGKQVTVVVELKARFDEERNIAWARKLEQSGCHVVYGLVGLKTHAKVTLIVRQEGSELRRYVHVGTGNYNDSTAKAYTDLSLFTANHEIGLDASELFNQMTGYSANYNWNSFIVAPTNMSLSLQKLILREAEHAAAGRPARIIAKMNSLSNQEVIDYLYSAAQAGVSIDLIVRGVCCLRPGIEGLSERITVRSIVDRFLEHSRIYYFENGGEPEVYLSSADWMTRNLTRRIELMCPVKDSSIRDQIVKILELSLMDNVKSSFLQPNGYYERIDDKKAPLRSQFAAMDVTRWKGSRALPSPTKHS; this is encoded by the coding sequence ATGAACGTGAATACAGATGAGAAAAAAATCAACAATATTAGTCCTGCAACAGCCTATCTTAACCGTGACCTCAGCTGGATCGAGTTCAACCGCCGGGTGCTCGGCGAGGCACAGGACCCTGAGAACCCGCTGATTGAGCGGGCTAAATTCCTGGCCATAGTGTCCAGTAATCTGGATGAGTTCATCAGTGTCCGGGTAGCCGGCATCCAGGATCAGATCCGGGCGGGATATACCAAAAAAGACTTTACCGGCTACACGCCCTCCGGCCTCTATAAACGCCTCAGCAAACGGGTCACCAAAATCGTCGCCGACCAGTACCGCACCTTTAAGGATATTTCACGCAGCCTGCATAAAGAGGGTATTGTGTTCGTTGATTATGAAGACTTAACACCGGCACAGGAGCAGTCGATTGAGGAGTACTACCGTGATATTATTTTTCCTGTGCTGACTCCTATGGCCGTCGACCAGAGCCGTCCGTTCCCGCTGGTCCACAGCCAGTTCATCTATCTGGCTGTCGTGCTGACAAGGAAGAACAGCCAGGAGGAAGAGCCTTACTTCGCCATTCTGCAGATTCCGTCCAATCTGCCGCGATGCATTCCCTTGCCGCACCGCGCGAACAGCAAAAAACGGCAATTCGTATTCATTGAAGATGTAATCCGCCATCATATTCAGACCTTGTTCAGCGGTTATGAACCGGTAGCCGTCAGTGAATTCCGCCTGACCCGCAACTCTGACCTGACGATAGATGAAGAAGGCGCGGAGGACCTGCTGGAGGAGATTGAGAAAGAGCTCCGCAAACGCCGCCGCGGTGTGCCTGCCCGTCTGGAAGTCCAGAAAGGCATCCACCCCTATGCGCTGGAGCAGCTGCAGGCTGAATTCGAGCTGGAGGACTTCGTCTTCGAAATCGAAGGCCCGCTTGATCTCGGCTTCCTGCGCAGCTTCACGAGCAGTCTGAAGGGCTTCAGCTATCTGCTCAATCCGCCTGTCGAGCCGATGTATCCGGCGGAGTTCGATGAGAATGAAGATTTCTTCGAGGTGCTGAGCCAGCGCGATGTGCTGGTCTATCATCCGTACGAATCCTTCGATGCCATGACGGATTTCATTATCCAGGCCTCCGAGGATGAGCAGGTGATGGCGATCAAAATGACGTTGTACCGGGTCAGCGGCAATTCTCCGCTGATTACTGCCCTCGCCAACGCAGCCGAGTCCGGCAAGCAGGTTACGGTGGTCGTGGAGCTGAAGGCCCGCTTCGATGAGGAACGCAACATCGCCTGGGCGCGTAAGCTGGAGCAGTCCGGCTGCCACGTGGTCTACGGTCTCGTCGGCCTCAAGACCCATGCCAAGGTAACGCTGATCGTCCGCCAGGAAGGTTCTGAGCTGCGCCGCTATGTTCATGTGGGAACAGGCAATTACAATGACAGCACGGCCAAGGCCTATACCGACCTTAGCCTGTTCACCGCCAATCATGAGATTGGCCTGGATGCGTCCGAGCTGTTCAATCAGATGACAGGCTACTCCGCCAACTACAACTGGAACTCCTTCATCGTAGCACCGACTAACATGAGCCTGTCGCTCCAGAAGCTGATTCTGCGTGAGGCAGAACATGCTGCCGCAGGCCGGCCTGCACGAATTATCGCCAAGATGAATTCCCTGTCGAACCAGGAGGTTATTGATTATCTCTACAGCGCGGCTCAGGCAGGAGTATCCATCGATCTGATCGTCCGGGGAGTCTGCTGTCTGCGCCCGGGAATTGAAGGCCTCAGTGAGCGCATTACGGTGCGCAGTATTGTAGACCGCTTCCTGGAGCATTCACGCATCTATTACTTCGAGAACGGCGGCGAACCCGAGGTCTACCTGTCCAGTGCCGACTGGATGACGCGTAACCTGACCCGGCGGATCGAGCTGATGTGTCCGGTCAAGGATAGCAGTATCCGCGATCAGATTGTCAAGATTCTGGAGCTGTCGCTGATGGACAATGTCAAATCCAGCTTCCTTCAGCCTAACGGATATTATGAACGGATCGACGACAAAAAGGCCCCGCTCCGGAGCCAGTTCGCTGCTATGGATGTTACCCGCTGGAAGGGAAGCCGAGCTTTACCTTCACCGACCAAGCATTCCTGA
- a CDS encoding 3D domain-containing protein produces the protein MKLKIRAITALAAVLGLGTLLHAAPVQADSVHIAGDTTTYYTLSNHYGISVDELMNANPQISALNIYPGLKFTIPGDVQAKTVAVANTAAASVEAVDAAEVQALSVQPATNTVQAWGKEFNYAKVLQVKASAYSSAASENGKWGAVDYFGNALKLGTIAVDPSVIPLGTKVLVTGYTHPGLPKQAFVATATDMGSAIKGNRIDIFIPGSQSFVADFGYQYVHLYIIE, from the coding sequence ATGAAACTCAAGATCAGAGCCATCACCGCCCTGGCGGCCGTACTGGGACTCGGCACCTTGCTTCACGCAGCTCCCGTTCAAGCTGACAGCGTACATATCGCTGGAGATACTACTACCTATTATACTCTATCCAATCATTATGGCATAAGCGTTGATGAGCTTATGAATGCGAACCCGCAGATTTCAGCGCTAAATATCTATCCCGGGCTGAAATTTACCATTCCGGGTGATGTTCAAGCCAAGACTGTGGCAGTAGCCAATACTGCAGCAGCTTCAGTAGAAGCTGTGGACGCAGCAGAAGTTCAAGCCCTGAGTGTGCAGCCGGCAACCAACACAGTTCAAGCCTGGGGCAAAGAATTTAATTATGCCAAAGTGCTGCAGGTCAAAGCTTCCGCCTATTCCTCGGCAGCCAGCGAGAATGGCAAATGGGGCGCAGTCGATTATTTCGGCAATGCGCTGAAGCTCGGAACCATCGCCGTTGACCCGAGCGTGATTCCGCTGGGAACGAAGGTGCTCGTGACCGGGTATACCCATCCGGGCCTTCCGAAGCAAGCCTTCGTAGCGACAGCGACGGATATGGGGAGTGCGATCAAGGGCAACCGGATCGATATCTTTATTCCGGGCAGCCAGAGCTTTGTAGCCGATTTCGGTTATCAGTATGTACATTTATATATTATTGAATAA
- a CDS encoding transporter substrate-binding domain-containing protein gives MNKWGKLSMGLLLAAGLLAGCGSNNDKNNTAASGNGGAASTEAPAKKLIMGTSADFPPYEFHKIVEGKDTIVGFDIEIAKEIAADLGQELEIKDLPFDSLLNELASGRIDMVISGLSPTPERAEAVGLSDIYYKAEQAVVVREADKDKFATMDALKGAKIGIQTGSIQEGIAKGIEGAQLTSLSKISEIVLQLQSNRVDASIMEGPVAKSFVKNVKGLVITDAKPEVEDDGYVIGVKKGNTELLDQVNKTLGRLNSEGKIDEFVAAASELAESK, from the coding sequence ATGAACAAATGGGGTAAACTTTCTATGGGACTGCTGCTGGCAGCAGGACTCTTGGCCGGATGCGGCTCCAATAACGATAAGAACAATACCGCAGCAAGCGGAAATGGCGGTGCTGCAAGCACAGAGGCGCCGGCTAAGAAGCTGATTATGGGCACAAGCGCAGACTTTCCTCCATATGAATTCCACAAGATAGTTGAAGGTAAGGATACGATTGTCGGTTTCGATATCGAGATTGCCAAAGAGATTGCCGCTGATCTGGGACAGGAGCTGGAGATTAAGGATCTTCCGTTCGACTCTTTGCTGAATGAGCTGGCTAGCGGCCGGATCGATATGGTTATCTCGGGACTTAGCCCCACACCGGAACGCGCTGAAGCTGTAGGCCTTTCGGACATCTACTATAAGGCAGAGCAGGCTGTTGTAGTGCGTGAAGCCGACAAGGACAAATTCGCTACCATGGACGCACTGAAGGGCGCCAAGATCGGAATTCAGACCGGTTCCATCCAGGAGGGTATCGCTAAGGGCATTGAAGGCGCACAGCTGACCTCCCTCAGCAAAATCTCCGAAATCGTCCTGCAGCTGCAGTCGAACCGGGTGGATGCTTCCATCATGGAAGGACCTGTAGCCAAGTCCTTTGTGAAGAACGTCAAGGGCCTCGTGATTACCGATGCCAAGCCGGAGGTTGAAGATGACGGTTATGTCATCGGCGTGAAGAAGGGCAACACCGAGCTGCTCGATCAAGTGAATAAGACACTTGGACGCCTGAACTCCGAAGGCAAGATTGATGAATTCGTAGCGGCAGCAAGCGAGCTTGCTGAAAGCAAATAA
- a CDS encoding dihydroorotate dehydrogenase electron transfer subunit has translation MATVISNERLAEGVYHLAVEGGNSGEMGQFYMLRAWGAYPLLSRPLSIHQVNDNGVEFLYHVVGEGTEILAGLNPGDPVELEGPFGTGFPQVEGKVALVGGGIGIAPLYYCAQKLPGSDIYLGFSREPFRTEAFRPLAAELTVDVGGLILDSVDFSAYDHIFVCGPHPMLKAAQLKGTAADSAGKRPDVYLSLENRMACGIGACLVCSVSCKDGQRKACADGPVFLAEEVLFHD, from the coding sequence GTGGCGACGGTGATTAGTAATGAGCGGCTGGCTGAAGGAGTATACCACCTGGCAGTTGAAGGGGGGAACAGCGGGGAGATGGGTCAGTTCTACATGCTGCGGGCGTGGGGAGCCTATCCGCTGCTGTCCAGACCGCTTAGCATACATCAGGTGAATGATAACGGTGTTGAATTCTTGTATCACGTAGTAGGCGAAGGTACTGAGATCCTTGCCGGATTGAATCCGGGCGATCCGGTGGAGCTGGAGGGGCCGTTCGGTACAGGCTTCCCGCAGGTAGAAGGTAAGGTTGCGTTAGTGGGCGGGGGGATCGGAATTGCTCCGCTGTATTATTGTGCGCAGAAGCTTCCGGGAAGCGATATCTATCTCGGCTTCAGCCGCGAGCCATTCCGTACTGAAGCCTTCCGTCCTCTGGCTGCTGAGCTGACCGTCGATGTAGGCGGACTGATCCTGGACAGCGTGGATTTCTCGGCGTATGACCATATCTTCGTCTGCGGCCCGCATCCGATGCTGAAGGCCGCACAGCTTAAGGGAACCGCTGCGGATTCCGCAGGTAAGCGCCCAGACGTCTATCTGTCGCTGGAGAACCGGATGGCCTGCGGCATCGGCGCTTGTCTGGTCTGCAGCGTCTCCTGCAAGGACGGGCAGCGCAAAGCCTGTGCAGACGGTCCTGTCTTCCTGGCTGAGGAGGTATTATTCCATGATTAA
- a CDS encoding polysaccharide deacetylase family protein: protein MMKLAIFRRIVLFISVIALALSAPAAELVSVSAAAADSPAPVPAQEIRPSSRPQASIEDEPAVPAGSAASQSSVRHPKKSKGLSLSQLLRKYPETLKTQGPRRKIIALTFDDVPDPRFTPQLLDVLRKYKVKATFFVVGSRAEKHPALVARMIREGHAIGNHSYNHPQFSKLSMNAFRIQIIRTENILQLLAGYKPKLIRPPYGDINEPQLKWAKSHGYKLVNWNVDSLDWRGLSKTQIKHNILSRAGRGAIILQHGGGGRGSNLQGTLQALPEIIGILRQRGYSFVTVPQMLQVSKSK from the coding sequence CTGATGAAACTGGCAATATTCCGCCGCATAGTGCTGTTTATATCCGTCATTGCCCTGGCCCTGTCTGCACCGGCTGCCGAGCTTGTGTCTGTCTCTGCAGCTGCGGCAGATAGTCCTGCGCCAGTGCCTGCACAAGAGATCCGGCCATCGTCCCGGCCACAAGCTTCTATTGAAGACGAACCGGCGGTGCCGGCCGGATCGGCGGCCTCCCAATCTTCTGTCAGACACCCTAAAAAAAGCAAAGGCCTCTCCCTCAGCCAGTTGCTGCGCAAATACCCGGAGACCCTCAAGACCCAGGGGCCCCGCCGCAAGATCATCGCTCTTACCTTCGATGATGTGCCTGATCCGCGCTTCACCCCGCAGCTCCTGGATGTGCTGCGCAAATATAAAGTCAAAGCCACCTTCTTCGTGGTCGGCAGCCGTGCCGAGAAGCACCCTGCCCTGGTAGCACGCATGATCCGCGAAGGCCATGCCATCGGCAACCACTCCTATAATCACCCCCAGTTCAGCAAGCTGAGTATGAATGCGTTCCGCATCCAGATTATCCGGACGGAGAATATTCTGCAGCTGCTGGCCGGATACAAGCCGAAGCTGATCCGTCCGCCGTATGGCGATATCAACGAGCCTCAGCTTAAATGGGCGAAGTCGCATGGCTATAAGCTGGTGAACTGGAACGTTGACTCACTCGACTGGAGAGGACTGTCCAAAACCCAAATCAAGCACAACATCCTCTCCCGGGCCGGCAGAGGGGCTATTATCCTTCAGCACGGGGGCGGCGGCAGAGGCAGTAACCTCCAAGGGACGCTGCAGGCGCTGCCAGAGATCATCGGCATTCTGCGGCAGCGCGGATACAGCTTCGTGACCGTTCCCCAGATGCTCCAGGTCAGCAAGAGCAAATAA
- a CDS encoding Ppx/GppA phosphatase family protein, whose translation MRDDLCRIGIIDIGSNSIRLVIYDTTQAGGYKIIKECKYSARLSEKITKEGRLEKKDMNTIIPVLQQFKEICDDFEVEKIRAGATAAIRNAANSAEIISYLSEASSIPIEVVTGYQEAYFGFLGVINAFDVQDGFVIDIGGGSTEVTLFRGRRYQQSISFPFGAVNTNQMFSQGGNWNADQIRKLQLYVTGRLVEHDWLSTGTGLPLYGLGGTLRSLAKLDQRNRDYSLPNSHGYVLENETIERFMEVLPATPFEKRKDLDGLSKSRADIIVSGLIIFHTVYHYIGASQALISGEGLREGMLHDLLEPEQPVRDSALEYSLDTIIRFDIRTSKRHLDHINKLALSLLGAFEREGNREEQKMLVYVAIMLHRTGSNINYYQSKRHTHYWLMNSPIRGLTHRQLILSAYIASYSTKSRKQKLSLMHKDILLPSDEEWIHKLGTLVQLSIALDSTEIGIVSGLKSRLHNHTLDLELQGGQVLIGLEDIENALKTFRNAWSVKVKLGFPSSG comes from the coding sequence ATGAGAGATGATCTTTGCCGGATCGGCATTATTGATATTGGTTCCAACTCCATACGGCTTGTAATTTATGACACGACACAGGCAGGCGGCTACAAAATCATCAAGGAATGTAAGTACTCTGCCCGTTTGAGCGAGAAGATTACGAAGGAAGGCCGGCTGGAGAAGAAGGATATGAATACGATCATACCTGTTCTTCAGCAGTTCAAAGAGATTTGTGATGACTTTGAAGTTGAGAAAATCCGCGCAGGCGCCACCGCCGCCATTCGTAATGCTGCGAACTCTGCGGAGATCATCAGCTACCTGTCCGAGGCTTCGTCCATTCCGATTGAAGTGGTCACCGGATATCAGGAGGCGTATTTCGGCTTCCTTGGAGTCATCAATGCTTTTGACGTCCAGGACGGCTTCGTGATTGATATCGGCGGAGGGAGTACCGAGGTTACCTTATTCCGCGGACGGCGTTATCAGCAGAGTATCTCGTTCCCGTTCGGTGCGGTTAACACGAATCAGATGTTCAGCCAGGGCGGCAACTGGAATGCGGATCAGATCCGCAAGCTGCAATTGTACGTAACCGGCAGGCTGGTGGAGCATGACTGGCTGTCGACGGGCACAGGACTTCCGCTATACGGGCTGGGAGGAACGCTTCGCTCACTGGCTAAGCTCGATCAGCGGAACCGCGATTATTCGCTGCCTAATTCCCATGGCTATGTTCTGGAGAACGAGACGATCGAACGGTTCATGGAGGTTCTGCCCGCTACCCCGTTTGAGAAGCGTAAGGACCTGGACGGGTTGTCCAAAAGCCGGGCGGATATCATCGTGTCCGGGCTGATTATTTTCCATACCGTCTATCATTACATTGGTGCCAGCCAGGCGCTGATCAGCGGGGAAGGCCTGCGTGAGGGCATGCTGCATGATCTGCTGGAGCCCGAGCAGCCGGTGCGTGACAGCGCGCTGGAATACAGCCTGGATACGATTATCCGCTTCGATATCCGTACCTCTAAGCGGCATCTCGACCATATCAACAAGCTGGCGCTGAGCCTGCTGGGGGCCTTTGAGCGGGAAGGGAACCGGGAGGAGCAGAAGATGCTGGTCTATGTGGCGATTATGCTGCACCGGACAGGCTCCAACATTAACTATTATCAATCCAAGCGGCACACCCACTACTGGCTCATGAATTCACCCATCCGCGGACTAACGCACCGCCAGCTGATTCTTAGCGCGTACATCGCTTCTTACAGCACAAAAAGCCGGAAGCAGAAATTGTCCCTGATGCATAAGGACATTTTGCTGCCTTCCGACGAGGAATGGATTCATAAGCTGGGTACATTAGTGCAGTTAAGCATCGCGCTGGACAGCACCGAGATCGGCATTGTCAGCGGGCTGAAGTCCCGTCTGCATAATCATACGCTGGATCTGGAGCTTCAGGGCGGACAGGTGCTAATTGGCCTGGAGGACATTGAGAATGCGCTCAAAACCTTCAGGAATGCTTGGTCGGTGAAGGTAAAGCTCGGCTTCCCTTCCAGCGGGTAA